One window from the genome of Trabulsiella odontotermitis encodes:
- a CDS encoding 2-hydroxyacid dehydrogenase: MSAVILRVDKVPDSLAEQLARDYTLYEYNKLSAEPLSAIAGEIKVILASGESKVEASLIEQLPALKLIAVFGVGYDGVDIHAAFRRNIQVTNTPDILTDDVADLGIALMLNVSRQIIGAQRFIERGDWPFGAYPPSTKVSGSRLGIVGYGRIGRAVAHRAKGFAMRIGCFDRYPVESEDVVFYPTLVELAQNSDVLMVCASAGKESAKLINREVLAALGSNGILINIARGSVVDEEALVDAITTGTLGGAGIDVFANEPHVPRELLNRDNVVVTPHIGSATRATRAAMAKLVMDNIAAFNAGQPLLTPVPQPK; encoded by the coding sequence ATGTCTGCTGTGATATTACGCGTTGATAAAGTCCCGGATAGCTTAGCGGAACAATTAGCGCGGGATTACACGCTGTACGAATATAACAAACTGTCTGCAGAACCATTAAGCGCCATTGCCGGGGAAATTAAGGTGATTCTGGCCAGCGGGGAATCGAAGGTGGAAGCCTCGCTGATCGAACAATTACCTGCGTTAAAATTGATTGCTGTATTTGGTGTCGGTTATGACGGCGTGGATATCCACGCCGCTTTCCGGCGGAATATTCAGGTCACCAATACGCCGGATATTTTAACCGACGACGTCGCGGATCTCGGCATTGCCTTAATGCTGAACGTCTCGCGGCAGATCATTGGCGCACAGCGGTTTATCGAGCGGGGAGACTGGCCATTCGGCGCTTACCCGCCATCAACGAAAGTCAGTGGCAGCCGCCTGGGCATTGTTGGCTACGGGCGCATCGGACGGGCGGTGGCGCACAGAGCGAAGGGTTTCGCCATGCGCATCGGCTGTTTTGACCGTTATCCGGTCGAAAGTGAAGACGTCGTGTTTTACCCCACGCTGGTGGAACTGGCGCAGAACAGCGACGTATTAATGGTCTGCGCCAGCGCAGGCAAGGAGAGTGCAAAACTGATCAACCGCGAAGTGCTGGCAGCGTTAGGTAGCAACGGCATTTTGATTAACATCGCCCGCGGAAGTGTGGTGGATGAAGAGGCGCTGGTTGATGCCATCACCACCGGTACGCTTGGCGGTGCGGGCATTGACGTGTTTGCCAACGAACCGCATGTGCCGCGCGAATTGCTTAATCGCGATAACGTCGTCGTCACGCCACATATCGGCAGTGCAACCCGCGCCACGCGGGCCGCTATGGCAAAACTGGTGATGGATAACATTGCCGCATTTAATGCCGGGCAGCCTTTGTTAACCCCGGTACCCCAACCGAAATAA
- a CDS encoding sugar phosphate isomerase/epimerase family protein, producing the protein MKTTLYPSAHIAELFFPLANDENAILQVIRQVAATDYYQGFETGIIKQPDIARAIRSIAEQQHLRVTQWLTFELLRDNLNLSSLDSALREKSIRRACELVHLAAACGTTKLSLVSGSDPGEARREEAKKGFGEALIRIGEEIKQYPTMLMQVEPLDRFAHKCQLIGPTDETVAWMTQLRKDCPKLYLAWDSAHVALNEEDLAQSLRLAAPLISQLHLANAILDPKAEGYGDYHMKFGEPGFLTPRTAAEIVRTALSLPLPQELGPISIAVEMRTTEQDDLWDNERQCRAFLQTAMQEA; encoded by the coding sequence ATGAAAACAACATTGTATCCATCCGCCCATATTGCCGAACTTTTCTTCCCGCTGGCGAATGATGAAAACGCCATCCTGCAGGTCATCCGGCAGGTAGCGGCCACCGATTATTATCAGGGGTTTGAGACCGGCATTATTAAACAACCCGACATCGCCAGGGCCATCCGTTCCATTGCCGAACAGCAGCATTTGCGTGTAACCCAATGGCTGACCTTTGAACTACTCAGAGATAACCTGAATCTCAGCAGCCTGGACAGCGCGCTGCGGGAGAAATCCATCCGGCGTGCCTGCGAACTGGTGCATCTGGCGGCAGCGTGCGGCACCACAAAATTGTCGCTGGTGAGCGGCAGCGATCCAGGCGAAGCGCGTCGGGAAGAGGCAAAAAAAGGATTTGGTGAAGCGCTGATCCGCATCGGCGAAGAAATTAAGCAGTACCCGACGATGCTGATGCAGGTGGAGCCGCTCGATCGTTTCGCGCACAAATGCCAACTGATTGGCCCGACGGATGAAACGGTGGCGTGGATGACACAACTGCGTAAAGATTGCCCGAAACTGTATCTTGCCTGGGACAGCGCCCATGTTGCGCTGAACGAGGAAGATCTGGCGCAATCGCTGCGGCTCGCCGCCCCGCTGATTTCCCAGTTGCATCTCGCCAACGCCATTCTGGATCCAAAAGCGGAAGGGTATGGCGACTACCACATGAAATTCGGCGAACCGGGTTTTCTGACGCCACGCACAGCCGCAGAGATTGTCCGCACCGCGCTGAGTTTGCCGCTGCCGCAGGAGCTCGGCCCGATCTCCATCGCCGTTGAAATGCGTACCACCGAACAGGATGATTTGTGGGATAACGAAAGACAGTGCCGCGCGTTTTTACAAACGGCGATGCAGGAAGCGTAA